Proteins from a genomic interval of Diospyros lotus cultivar Yz01 chromosome 6, ASM1463336v1, whole genome shotgun sequence:
- the LOC127804341 gene encoding uncharacterized protein LOC127804341, whose product MSVTLILFAFVRPAPTTPSINVGVVIRDEHDLNDIHVRAAQNDNVISKVALAQRARREREKKQKSYFEFQCLQREQEGLEECVQLRESSLTPIRRDRTCLEWETITEDSHSAQKRRMVTHHSTCSFSMPITSLAPQRNRSTPINRFLQEDLCTDDELEDMPMSTSIDARVHKDSCRHYLGKMDVLCPYCSALHWMDEKLTKSSMKCPLFGTCCLEGKIRLPLLITPPPPLQALYDRNNDQSKSFRSYTRVYNATNAFTSLGATLDPRVLSGRGPTSFTIHGELRHRTGSLQPQPGIEASYAQLYIYDPDSALEIRNRRNPILRRDVLKIIQDSLLQVNAFVDKFRQAHAILYQLDSAGHNLPAHLHYNSRTDRRRYNLPTADEIAIVIPGDGTEVNGMRDIILHFRGNNELMQINECHPAYLPLHYVLLFPYGELGWEPELKLWNVQYDRPSTDRLTQMDFYSYRLFERPTEYSTILRGGKLFQEFLVDAWAATE is encoded by the exons ATGAGCGTGACCTTAATACTATTCGCATTCGTGAG GCCTGCTCCTACAACTCCATCTATAAATGTTGGCGTGGTCATCCGTGATGAGCACGACCTTAATGATATTCATGTTCGTGCG gcaCAAAATGATAATGTAATATCAAAAGTTGCATTGGCCCAACGTGCACGGCGGGAGcgtgaaaaaaaacaaaagtcaTACTTTGAATTTCAATGCTTGCAACGAGAGCAAGAGGGATTAGAAGAATGTGTTCAACTAAGAGAATCTTCTTTAACACCAATTCGTCGTGATCGCACTTGCTTAGAGTGGGAAACAATAACTGAAGATTCTCATTCGGCACAAAAACGAAGAATGGTTACCCATCATTCTACATGTTCGTTTTCTATGCCAATCACATCGTTGGCTCCACAAAGGAATCG GTCTACTCCTATAAATCGATTTCTTCAAGAAGATCTATGTACTGATGATGAATTAGAAGATATGCCTATGAGTACATCAATTGACGCCCGGGTACACAAAGATTCTTGCCGCCATTATCTTGGCAAGATGGATGTATTATGTCCTTATTGTTCAGCCTTACattggatggatgaaaaattgacaaaatcttcTATGAAGTGTCCCTTATTCGGAACTTGCTGTTTGGAAGGAAAGATTAGGCTACCCTTACTTATTACACCCCCTCCACCACTTCAGGCTTTGTATGATAGGAATAATGATCAATCAAAATCCTTTCGAAGTTATACTCGAGTGTACAATGCAACCAATGCTTTTACGAGTCTTGGTGCTACATTAGATCCTAGAGTACTCAGTGGAAGGGGCCCTACATCATTCACAATTCATGGGGAATTGCGACATCGAACAGGATCACTACAACCACAACCAGGGATAGAAGCAAGTTATGCTCAACTGTATATCTATGACCCTGATTCAGCTTTAGAAATTCGTAATCGTAGAAATCCTATCTTGAGAAGGGAtgttctcaaaattattcagGATAGTTTGTTGCAAGTCAATGCATTTGTAGATAAATTTCGCCAAGCTCATgctattttatatcaattagaCTCGGCGGGACACAATTTACCTGCTCATCTTCATTACAATTCAAGAACTGATCGACGTCGATATAACCTACCAACTGCAGATGAGATTGCGATTGTAATACCGGGTGATGGAACAGAAGTTAAtggaatgagagatattatcTTACATTTTCGAGGAAATAATGAGTTGATGCAAATTAATGAATGTCACCCAGCATACCTGCCATTACATTATGTTCTATTATTTCCCTATGGTGAGCTTGGATGGGAACCTGAGCTGAAATTGTGGAATGTTCAGTATGATCGACCTTCAACTGATCGACTTACTCAAATGGATTTTTATAGTTATCGTTTGTTTGAACGACCCACAGagtattcaacaattttgagagGTGGGAAACTATTTCAAGAGTTTTTGGTAGATGCTTGGGCTGCAACTGAGTAA
- the LOC127804342 gene encoding uncharacterized protein LOC127804342, with the protein MDPDYVRPGQIGQRFVLPSSFTGSPRHMFEIFQDSMAITRYNQHPDIFLTMTANPNWPEITSALLPHQKPIDRPDLIARVFELKRKCLMKEIETNKVFGHKVAHVFTIEFQKRGLPHMHALLFLKGPDKIRTCAQVDNLVCAEFPNPRDDPMLFETIKCCMVHGPCGARNSQAPCMENGRCTKRYPRVFTETTTMDQDGYPIYRRRNNGQVHTVRGQKVDNKDVVPYNAYLSKLFNCHINVEVCAGMRCVKYIHKYIYKGYDRTTMALGMINEIQQYLDARYIGPPEAAWRIFGHPLHAEMPTVIRLALHLPGMHRVVFNPEESLETIQSRAGQQMSTLTGFFAYCAGSEDECPFTYQEFPQHYVWLKSEKRWKSRERGYAIGRMYFASPNCGERFYLRLLLTVVKGPKSFRSLRTVDNVVHDTFKLACVARGLLEDDEEWIQCLKEATVMKTGYQLRRLFSIILTQCSPLNPCALWNQFSTHICDDLAHKIRNAYNTITSSVFQNKGVVFFLNGGAGTGKTFLYNTIALKCRNLGHIVITVASSGIASLLLVGGRTAHSTFSIPLDVLENSNCGLSKQSLQAELFRETKLIIWDEVPMQHRHCVEAVDRTLRDICDSEKPFGGITVVLGGDFRQILPVIPKGVREQIVNASLRHSVLWKHIHILTLDLNMRLNHEDRENANFANFLMEIGTNPQEIVNLPSTIHKCQDLNELLSTVYPRLNMIETSTPTFLTERTILSARNDDVSDINTTALNIFPGRLYTYLAADKMSGDNEIDPTITNRYPNEYLNSLDPPGLPTFKLELKVGCPIILLRNIAPKDGLCNGTRLMIIRCDTRIIEAQILTGEKFGNLAFIPRISLAPSSSEMPFQMTRRQFPIRLAYALTINKSQGQSVKFVGVDLRIPVFSHGQLYVALSRCTSFDRISILLPKDCLDSTTNIVYSEVLL; encoded by the exons ATGGATCCAGATTATGTGCGACCTGGTCAAATTGGTCAAAGGTTTGTTTTGCCATCTTCATTTACTGGTAGTCCTAGACATATGTTTGAAATCTTTCAAGATTCAATGGCTATCACGCGATACAACCAGCACCCAGATATTTTTCTCACCATGACTGCAAATCCCAATTGGCCAGAAATTACTTCAGCATTATTACCACATCAAAAGCCTATTGATCGTCCTGATTTAATTGCACGTGTTTTTGAGTTgaagagaaaatgtttgatgaaggagatagaaacaaataaagtgTTTGGACATAAAGTTGCGCATgtttttacaattgaatttcaaaaacgAGGCCTCCCTCATATGCAtgcacttttatttcttaaggGTCCAGACAAAATTCGAACATGTGCTCAAGTAGACAATTTAGTCTGTGCAGAATTTCCAAACCCGAGAGATGATCCTATGCTTTTTGAAACTATCAAATGTTGTATGGTACATGGACCGTGTGGTGCTCGGAATTCCCAAGCACCATGTATGGAAAATGGTAGATGCACTAAGAGATACCCTCGAGTTTTCACAGAAACAACAACTATGGATCAAGATGGATACCCTATCTATCGTCGTCGCAATAATGGTCAAGTACATACCGTGAGGGGGCAAAAAGTTGATAACAAGGATGTCGTACCATACAATGCATATCTTTCTAAACTTTTCAACTGTCATATAAATGTGGAAGTTTGTGCCGGGATGAGATGTGTCAAGTATATACATAAGTACATTTATAAGGGTTATGATCGTACAACGATGGCGTTAGGAATGATAAATGAGATTCAACAATATCTCGATGCAAGGTATATTGGACCTCCAGAAGCTGCTTGGCGAATATTTGGTCATCCTTTGCATGCAGAGATGCCAACAGTTATACGATTAGCACTTCATTTACCTGGAATGCATCGTGTTGTTTTTAACCCAGAAGAGTCGTTAGAAACTATTCAATCTAGAGCTGGTCAACAAATGTCAACTCTTACTGGTTTTTTTGCATATTGTGCTGGCAGTGAAGATGAATGTCCATTCACTTATCAAGAATTTCCACAGCATTATGTTTGGCTCAAGTCGGaaaagagatggaaatcaagagaaagaggATATGCAATTGGTAGAATGTACTTTGCTAGCCctaattgtggtgaaagatTTTATCTGCGTTTGTTACTAACCGTTGTCAAAGGACCAAAGTCGTTTCGGTCTTTACGCACGGTCGATAATGTtgtgcatgatacatttaaattagcATGTGTTGCAAGGGGGCttttagaagatgatgaagaatggatACAATGCTTGAAAGAGGCTACAGTTATGAAAACTGGATATCAATTGAGGAGATTGTTTAGTATTATTCTCACCCAGTGCTCTCCACTAAATCCATGTGCATTATGGAATCAATTCTCAACGCATATATGTGATGACCTTGCACATAAGATC CGGAATGCTTATAACACAATCActtcttcagtttttcaaaataaaggagttgttttctttctgaatGGGGGTGCTGGAACAGGGAAAACATTTTTGTACAATACGATAGCATTAAAATGTCGCAACCTTGGGCATATCGTTATTACTGTGGCTTCATCTggaattgcatcattgttactgGTCGGAGGTCGTACTGCACATTCAACATTTTCCATCCCGTTAGATGTGTTGGAAAATTCAAATTGTGGGCTTAGCAAACAATCATTGCAAGCTGAGTtatttagagaaacaaaactcataatttgggATGAAGTTCCGATGCAACATAGACATTGTGTTGAGGCGGTTGATCGTACATTGAGGGATATTTGTGATAGTGAAAAGCCATTTGGGGGTATTACTGTTGTTCTTGGTGGAGATTTTCGACAAATCTTACCAGTTATACCCAAAGGAGTTCGTGAGCAAATTGTGAATGCATCATTAAGACATTCTGTTCTATGGAAGCATATACATATCTTAACTTTGGATTTGAATATGCGCTTGAATCATGAAGATCgtgaaaatgctaattttgcaaatttcttGATGGAG atTGGGACCAATCCTCAAGAAATCGTTAACCTTCCATCAACAATACACAAATGTCaagatttgaatgaattacttTCTACAGTTTACCCACGGTTGAACATGATAGAGACGTCAACCCCAACATTTTTAACTGAACGCACAATTCTGTCTGCGCGTAACGATGATGTCAGTGACATCAATACTACTGCGTTGAATATCTTTCCAGGGAGATTATATACTTATCTTGCAGCAGATAAAATGTCTGGAGATAATGAAATTGATCCTACCATTACAAATAgatatcctaatgaatatttaaattcattggaTCCTCCTGGGTTGCCAACTTTTAAGTTAGAGTTGAAGGTGGGTTGTCCTATAATATTGTTGAGAAACATTGCACCAAAAGATGGACTATGTAATGGTACAAGATTGATGATTATTAGGTGCGACACTCGCATAATTGAAGCTCAAATTTTAACTGGAGAAAAGTTTGGTAATTTGGCATTTATACCAAGGATATCTTTGGCACCATCTTCTTCAGAAATGCCTTTCCAAATGACAAGACGTCAATTTCCTATCCGATTGGCATATGCGTTGACCATTAATAAATCTCAAGGACAATCTGTGAAATTTGTTGGGGTTGATTTGCGCATACCAGTTTTTAGCCATGGACAATTATATGTGGCATTATCTAGATGTACATCATTTGATCGTATAAGTATTCTGCTCCCTAAAGATTGTTTGGATTCTACTACAAATATTGTTTATTCTGAAGTGTTGTTGTAG
- the LOC127804847 gene encoding protein OPI10 homolog, protein MFGVVFPNRSFPMDISTFAQIDTTHWILDMKTFVGEAYDSIRELCIFLLNGLTLPPEKALAVYIQSPGSAFLYCGAVTVARPSAVLSLPWPEPGGQLQLMAPDASPLSAKIGVSVEDLATLPSLDVAAEKRIEHLAMKVGENLFNFMQSFCGVDGSKLIVPMDILDRWFKKFQDRAKRDPEYLKGFAL, encoded by the exons atgttCGGCGTGGTGTTCCCGAACCGGAGCTTCCCAATGGACATCTCCACCTTCGCTCAAATCGATACAACCCATTGGATTCTCGACATGAAAACTTTTGTCG GGGAGGCCTACGATTCGATTCGGGAGCTCTGCATCTTCCTCCTCAACGGCCTTACCCTGCCGCCAGAAAAAGCCCTAGCGGTGTACATCCAGTCGCCCGGATCGGCCTTCCTCTACTGTGGGGCGGTGACGGTGGCTCGACCGTCAGCGGTGCTGTCGCTGCCGTGGCCGGAGCCCGGTGGTCAGCTTCAGCTCATGGCCCCGGACGCCTCCCCGCTCTCCGCGAAGATCGGCGTCTCGGTGGAGGACCTCGCCACCCTCCCCTCCCTCGACGTCGCCGCTGAGAAGCGGATCGAACATTTGGCGATGAAGGTCGGCGAGAATCTGTTCAATTTCATGCAATCGTTCTGCGGCGTCGACGGTAGCAAGCTTATTGTGCCCATGGATATATTGGATAGGTGGTTCAAGAAATTCCAAGATCGCGCTAAGCGTGATCCTGAGTATCTCAAGGGTTTTGCGTTGTAG